In Nerophis ophidion isolate RoL-2023_Sa linkage group LG03, RoL_Noph_v1.0, whole genome shotgun sequence, the following are encoded in one genomic region:
- the zbtb8a gene encoding zinc finger and BTB domain-containing protein 8A, protein MDMVTDVGVNRLYRASGESNHQQPQRWFNTADITVAHQTSLLKQLNQQRRQELFCDCSVLVEGHLFRAHRNVLFASSGYFRMLLSQAPDGMSESVNATFDVFSPETFTVILDFIYSGQLDLSSHNVIEVMSAASYLQMNNVINYCKNFIKSSLDISAKDEDSDRCHSLSETCSFTSGAGEDAGEQQQQHADPRSVSPPPALWTRDSSRSQSSYIGKDLEQDITTSALKTSPNSPANDLNTDLEDPQDPLYTLPVSERRRSRGANKRKASNNTRSNQNEDLDIQEARTQKAEKAEELYNNLPPIVGVIGHFNKESNPIMRFKCPFCTHTVKRKADLKRHLRCHTGERPYPCQACNKRFTRLEHLRSHFETIHQARKLVCRKCKCPVTEATGHVVCEGTRRFRMCATCIQEVGCDSMPMDSLEETNEEPALLLGVDGEEEESNRAWVATDDDDLAEDSGADLIIQQVDDSDEELQ, encoded by the exons ATGGATATGGTGACGGATGTGGGGGTGAATAGGCTCTATCGGGCGTCGGGTGAATCCAACCACCA GCAGCCTCAGAGATGGTTTAACACGGCCGACATCACGGTGGCTCACCAGACCAGCCTGCTGAAGCAGCTCAACCAGCAGAGGCGTCAGGAGCTCTTCTGCGATTGCAGCGTGCTGGTGGAGGGCCACCTCTTCAGGGCCCACCGCAACGTTCTGTTCGCCAGCAGCGGCTACTTCCGCATGCTGCTGTCCCAGGCGCCAGACGGCATGTCGGAGTCTGTGAACGCCACCTTCGACGTCTTCAGCCCTGAGACCTTCACCGTCATCCTGGATTTCATCTACTCGGGCCAGCTGGACCTGTCCAGTCACAACGTGATTGAGGTGATGTCTGCGGCCAGTTACCTGCAGATGAACAATGTTATCAATTACTGCAAGAACTTCATTAAGTCCTCTTTGGACATCAGTGCGAAAGACGAAGACAGCGATCGTTGCCACAGCCTGTCAGAGACATGCAGCTTTACCAGTGGCGCAGGAGAGGATGCcggggagcagcagcagcagcatgcaGACCCTCGTTCAGTCAGTCCACCTCCAGCACTTTGGACTAGGGACAGCTCCAGGTCCCAATCTAGCTACATAGGGAAGGACTTGGAGCAGGACATTACCACATCAGCCTTGAAGACAAGCCCTAACAGTCCTGCTAATGACCTCAACACGGACTTAGAGGACCCCCAAGACCCTCTGTACACATTACCCGTGTCTGAACGGCGGCGTTCCAGAGGAGCAAATAAGAGAAAGGCGTCCAACAACACCCGCTCGAACCAAAATGAGGACCTGGACATCCAGGAAGCGAGGACGCAGAAGGCAGAGAAGGCGGAGGAACTTTACAACAATTTACCACCTATTGTGGGTGTTATTGGACACTTTAACAAAG aGTCCAACCCCATAATGCGCTTTAAATGCCCCTTCTGCACACACACTGTGAAAAGGAAGGCAGACCTTAAGCGCCACTTGCGATGCCACACGGGCGAGAGGCCGTATCCCTGCCAGGCCTGCAATAAGCGCTTCACTCGCCTGGAACATCTACGCAGCCACTTTGAGACG ATCCATCAAGCCAGGAAGCTGGTGTGCAGAAAGTGCAAGTGTCCGGTGACTGAGGCGACGGGTCACGTGGTGTGCGAGGGCACACGGCGCTTCCGCATGTGCGCCACATGCATCCAGGAAGTGGGCTGCGACAGCATGCCCATGGACAGTCTGGAAGAAACCAACGAGGAGCCGGCTCTGTTGCTGGGCGTGGATGGTGAGGAAGAGGAGAGTAACAGGGCCTGGGTGGCAACGGACGACGATGACCTGGCGGAGGACTCGGGGGCTGACCTCATCATTCAACAAGTGGACGACAGCGATGAGGAGCTGCAGTGA
- the hmgcl gene encoding hydroxymethylglutaryl-CoA lyase, mitochondrial yields the protein MAAVLRFVNKNALNSAVTGQQYYSLSSAAKAGARAGHTLPGKVKIVEVGPRDGLQNEKTIVPTETKIHLIDLLSESGLSVVEATSFVSPKWVPQMADQVEVMNGICRKPGVSYPVLTPNLKGFQAAVMAGASEVAIFGAASELFSKKNINCSVDESLQRFDEVMRAAKKEGVPVRGYVSCVLGCPYEGKIAPAKVAHVAKRLYSMGCYEISLGDTIGVGNPGSMQAMLEAVSREVPVDALAVHCHDTYGQALANILVALQMGVSVVDSSIAGLGGCPYAQGASGNVATEDVVYMLHGLGIQTGVDLSKLMDAGAFICRSLNRKTSSKVAQATCKL from the exons ATGGCGGCAGTGTTGAGGTTTGTCAACAAAAATGCTTTGAACTCAGCGGTAACAGGACAACAGTACTACTCGCTGAGCTCCGCAGCAAAG gCGGGGGCGAGAGCAGGTCACACTCTCCCTGGAAAAGTGAAAATAGTGGAGGTGGGACCCAGAGATGGCCTTCAGAATGAAAAG ACTATTGTCCCAACAGAGACCAAAATCCATTTGATAGACTTGTTGTCAGAGTCTGGGCTTTCAGTAGTAGAAGCCACTAGCTTTGTGTCCCCCAAGTGGGTTCCACAG ATGGCCGACCAGGTGGAGGTAATGAATGGTATTTGTCGGAAACCTGGGGTGTCTTACCCGGTCCTCACCCCCAACCTCAAGGGCTTCCAGGCTGCT GTAATGGCAGGAGCCTCAGAGGTTGCCATATTTGGTGCTGCATCAGAActgttcagtaaaaaaaacataaattgttCAGTGGATGAAAGTTTGCAGCGCTTTGATGAAGTAATGAGAGCTGCTAAAAAGGAAGGAGTGCCAGTAAGAGG CTATGTGTCATGTGTTCTTGGTTGCCCATATGAAGGCAAGATTGCTCCTGCTAAAGTTGCACAT GTGGCCAAGCGTTTGTACTCCATGGGCTGCTATGAGATTTCCCTTGGCGACACAATCGGTGTCGGCAATCCAGGAAGCATGCAGGCAATGCTGGAGGCGGTGAGCCGAGAAGTTCCAGTCGATGCGCTGGCGGTGCACTGTCACGACACGTATGGCCAGGCCCTCGCCAATATCTTGGTAGCCTTGCAG ATGGGTGTCAGTGTGGTGGACTCTTCAATAGCCGGACTGGGAGGTTGCCCGTACGCACAAGGTGCTTCTGGGAATGTTGCAACCGAAGATGTTGTCTATATGCTTCATGGACTTGGAATTCAAACT GGAGTGGACCTCTCCAAACTGATGGATGCAGGAGCTTTCATCTGTCGAAGCCTCAACAGGAAGACCAGTTCTAAAGTGGCACAGGCCACCTGCAAACTGTAG
- the gjb3 gene encoding gap junction protein beta 3, with protein MDWKTFQALLSGVNKYSTAFGRVWLSVVFVFRVMVYVVAAERVWGDDQKDFDCNTKQPGCANVCYDYYFPISHIRLWALQLIFITCPSFMVVMHVAYRDERERKHRAKHGEGPKLYSNTGKKHGGLWWTYLISLFVKTAIEIAFLYILHHIYNSFYLPRLVKCEVSPCPNTVDCYIGHPTEKKVFTYFMVGASALCIILNICEIIYLIAKRILRIVNKRNKGSHNLPEWSQNEAFNNRVRPLSKMDLEDELPPNMDLEDKPPSFNSANKTEYRLSKLKLDDKLRSSAPNLSIPY; from the coding sequence ATGGACTGGAAGACCTTCCAAGCCCTCCTCAGCGGGGTGAACAAGTACTCCACTGCATTCGGCCGTGTTTGGCTCTCGGTGGTGTTTGTGTTCAGGGTGATGGTGTACGTGGTGGCGGCGGAGAGGGTGTGGGGAGACGACCAGAAGGACTTTGACTGCAACACCAAGCAGCCCGGCTGCGCCAACGTCTGCTACGACTACTACTTCCCCATCTCCCACATCCGCCTGTGGGCGCTGCAGCTCATCTTCATCACCTGCCCGTCCTTCATGGTGGTGATGCACGTGGCGTACCGCGATGAGCGCGAGCGCAAGCACCGAGCCAAGCACGGCGAGGGCCCCAAGCTGTACAGCAACACGGGAAAGAAGCACGGCGGCTTGTGGTGGACGTACCTCATAAGCCTTTTTGTCAAGACGGCTATTGAAATCGCCTTCCTTTACATCCTGCACCACATCTACAACAGTTTCTACCTGCCCAGGCTGGTCAAGTGCGAGGTGTCGCCGTGCCCCAACACGGTGGACTGCTACATCGGCCACCCCACCGAGAAGAAAGTCTTCACCTACTTCATGGTGGGGGCCTCGGCGCTTTGCATCATCCTCAACATCTGCGAGATTATTTACCTCATCGCCAAGCGGATCTTAAGGATCGTGAACAAGCGCAACAAGGGAAGCCACAACCTCCCCGAGTGGTCACAAAACGAAGCCTTCAACAATCGCGTCCGGCCTTTGTCCAAGATGGACCTTGAGGATGAGCTTCCGCCCAATATGGACCTGGAGGACAAGCCGCCGTCGTTCAATTCGGCAAACAAAACAGAGTACAGACTTTCCAAGCTGAAGCTGGATGACAAACTCCGGTCTTCGGCACCAAACTTGTCCATTCCTTACTGA